The Rhinoraja longicauda isolate Sanriku21f chromosome 17, sRhiLon1.1, whole genome shotgun sequence genome includes a region encoding these proteins:
- the ecm2 gene encoding LOW QUALITY PROTEIN: extracellular matrix protein 2 (The sequence of the model RefSeq protein was modified relative to this genomic sequence to represent the inferred CDS: deleted 2 bases in 1 codon) encodes MNLNTFILFCLLLNICVIFGAKKNKTPNRVLRRRFHHGGRQQAGYVNRNSARLYKPRRPHFAAKVPTINADESTLPFIDSLITVDEIEPGYQVLPGRQGHCKANGMIMYDNSAWSPKPCLTCLCSRGKIVCDEMSCPDIKCARSIIPTGECCPICTANEPNDSSETYSVIFNNQNLQLGQEQIRKEEKELEEDALHRNDTKHKENENINEDETKQSELDEENMRQMEERELQIALETEQTPLQKENKESKEKEVKPRVEEIKNNSSTMEVENQQSENHMYNYGNEQGVEQTEHQKVEEAEWEGQKEEREMEKKQEETEGVGETEVLEEQVKRKVDEEGQMVEEQQVEEGQVEEEGLVVEEGQVEEEEQMVEEGHVEEEGQIVEEGHVEEGKTEEGLVVEEGQVVEEGQVGEIEESEEKLEKAEEQIVGKKEQEVEKLEGQEKIQEEYKEKVWEEQWEEEVDVEGSAEGGLMEGREAQGGKAEGGDVEDEGAEDEEDNTEMMEEEEEEEEEEEEEEEEEEEEEEEEEEEEEEEEEEEEEDDEEEEEEEDDYQDIFQLPSFPSILQFISQQLNEYIPRFSFPAGCNLADITINCDNEKLTEIPPIMDLGIKHLRLAGNSITAIPAEAFNGYPNLELIDLSRNRILSSNIDKAAFKKLKKLERLYLDGNLLLQIPPQLPRTLVELKVNENLLQRLDEQDFHGLSKIVNLELEGNKLSESNVQPLAFRPLKRLAYLRLGRNKFRILPQGLPPSIEELYLEHNEIEEISEISLNKTTNLNVIVLRNNNLDEIRIAPMAWIMLENLEALDLSYNKIVHVPSFLPKGLLYLVLVHNQIERIPGFVFAHMEPGLETLYLSFNKLTNGGIDPVSFFGTFGSMRELFLDHNMLKRVPAGIAQMKALHFLRLNDNFIRNVQLEAVCDANDEEDSNIRTLHLENNYINTRRIPPTAFSCIKLYSAVVLTPQKVKK; translated from the exons ATGAATCTAAACACTTTCATTTTATTCTGCCTTCTACTCAACATTTGTGTCATTTTTGGTGCAAAAAAGAATAAGACACCAAACAGGGTTTTGAGAAGGAGGTTCCATCATGGAGGACGACAACAAGCTGGCTATGTGAACCGTAACTCAGCCAGACTATACAAACCAAGACGGCCACACTTTGCTGCCAAGGTTCCAACCATTAATGCAGATGAAAGCACTTTGCCCTTCATTGATTCATTAATAACTGTTGATGAAATTGAGCCCGGCTACCAGGTACTACCAG GCAGGCAAGGGCACtgcaaagccaatggaatgatcaTGTATGACAATTCAGCCTGGTCTCCCAAACCTTGTCTAACCTGCCTGTGTTCAAGGGGAAAAATAGTTTGTGATGAAATGAGCTGCCCTGATATAAAATGTGCAAGGAGCATTATACCAACAGGAGAATGTTGCCCAATTTGTACTGCAAATG AGCCTAATGATTCAAGTGAAACATATTCTGTAATCTTCAATAATCAGAATTTGCAGTTAGGCCAAGAGcaaataaggaaagaagagaaAGAACTGGAAGAAGATGCATTACACAGAAATGATACGAAACACAAAGAGAATGAAAATATTAATGAAGATGAAACAAAGCAAAGTGAATTGGATGAAGAAAATATGAGACAAATGGAAGAGAGAGAGTTACAAATCGCACTTGAAACGGAACAGACACCTTTACAGAAAGAAAACAAGGAAAGTAAAGAAAAGGAAGTGAAGCCACGAGTGgaagaaataaaaaataattccAGCACCATGGAAGTGGAAAACCAGCAGTCTGAAAATCATATGTACAATTATGGAAATGAGCAAGGGGTGGAACAAACAGAGCACCAAAAGGTGGAGGAGGCGGAATGGGAGGGACAAAAGGAAGAGCGAGAGATGGAGAAAAAGCAAGAGGAAACAGAAGGTGTTGGAGAAACAGAGGTGTTGGAGGAGCAAGTGAAGAGGAAAGTGGATGAAGAGGGCCAAATGGTGGAAGAGCAGCAAGTGGAGGAGGGGCAGGTGGAGGAAGAGGGGCTCGTGGTGGAAGAGGGACAAGTGGAGGAAGAGGAGCAAATGGTGGAAGAGGGGCACGTGGAGGAAGAGGGGCAAATAGTGGAAGAGGGGCACGTGGAGGAGGGGAAAACAGAGGAAGGGCTAGTAGTGGAAGAGGGGCAAGTAGTGGAAGAGGGGCAAGTGGGAGAAATAGAGGAGTCAGAAGAAAAATTAGAGAAAGCTGAAGAACAAATTGTGGGAAAAAAAGAGCAAGAGGTGGAGAAACTGGAGGGACAAGAAAAAATACAGGAGGAGTACAAGGAGAAAGTGTGGGAGGAGCAGTGGGAAGAGGAGGTGGATGTGGAAGGTTCGGCAGAGGGGGGCCTGATGGAGGGAAGGGAGGCACAGGGAGGGAAGGCTGAAGGAGGGGATGTGGAGGATGAGGGGGCAGAGGATGAAGAGGACAATACAGAGatgatggaggaggaggaggaggaggaggaggag gaggaggaggaggaggaggaggaggaggaggaggaggaggaggaggaggaggaggaggaggaggaggaggaggaggaggaggaggacgacgaggaggaggaggaagaggaagacgaTTATCAAGATATTTTTCAGTTGCCATCATTCCCTTCCATATTACAATTTATTTCACAACAGCTCAATGAGTACATTCCAAGATTTTCTTTCCCTGCTGGCTGTAATTTGGCGGATATCACTATAAACTGCGATAACGAAAAGTTGACTGAAATACCTCCAATAATGGATCTGGGGATCAAACATCTTCGGCTTGCAG GAAATTCAATCACAGCTATTCCAGCAGAAGCGTTTAATGGGTATCCTAATCTTGAATTAATTGACCTCAGCAGAAACAGGATTCTTTCCTCCAATATAGACAAAGCAGCTTTCAAA AAATTAAAAAAACTGGAACGCCTATACTTGGATGGAAATTTGTTACTCcagattcctcctcaactccctcgAACACTGGTAGAACTAAAAGTAAATGAAAACCTTCTTCAACGACTGGATGAACAAGATTTTCATG GTCTAAGTAAAATAGTCAATTTGGAGCTAGAAGGAAATAAACTCAGTGAAAGTAACGTTCAACCCCTCGCCTTCAGACCACTGAAGCGACTCGCTTACTTGCGACTGGGAAGGAATAAATTCAGAATCCTACCACAAGGTCTTCCTCCTTCCATTGAG gaaCTCTACCTTGAACATAATGAAATTGAAGAGATATCTGAAATAAGTTTGAATAAGACAACCAAtttgaatgtaattgttctgaggAATAACAATCTTGATGAAATCAGAATAGCACCAATGGCTTGGATAATGCTTGA GAATCTAGAAGCCCTGGACCTCTCGTATAACAAGATTGTTCATGTTCCATCATTCCTACCGAAGGGTCTGCTGTATCTTGTACTTGTTCATAACCAGATCGAGCGAATTCCAGGATTTGTGTTTGCTCACATGGAACCAGGGCTGGAAACCCTGTACCTCTCTTTCAACAAACTAACCAATGGTGGAATTGACCCAGTTTCTTTCTTTGGAACTTTTGGTTCAATGAGGGAATTGTTTTTAGATCATAATATGTTGAAAAGAGTTCCAGCTGGAATTGCCCAAATGAAAGCGCTTCACTTCTTGAGACTGAATGACAACTTCATCAG